The following nucleotide sequence is from Coffea eugenioides isolate CCC68of chromosome 10, Ceug_1.0, whole genome shotgun sequence.
TTAGTTGAACAGAGCCTTGAAACTTGATCGTTAGGGAATCATTTGCAGTTGATCTGAAATCAGGGAGTAATCTTTGAGTTGAAGACGAAGATTAATGGAACCTTAGGAATATTTACCAACCTGTTGGATACAGGTGCGTCCATGGCGAGAGATTTACGTCGATGATTTGTCCAAAGTGATCATCATGGGGACGTTGTAGTACTTGTGGGTCGTTCTCGATCTTGCTGATTGGACTGTTATGATCATTCAGCTGCTGCTGCATGTCTGCTGCTGTATCCAAATGACTTTGAGGAGGAAGAGTTAAGGAAGCAGGTACCATGTTCTCTATGCGCTGATCAGCTTGCCCAGCTCTACCAGAACGCACAAAAattacaaccaaaaaaaaaaagaagctacTAGGTATACATAGCACTGTCACGTAATAAAACTAGTGTTTTCAACCTTATTTACTGCTAGTTTTTTACTATGTTAAAATGAGCATGCACCTAAGAGGAATAAGCCCTGTGGGATCCAAGAAATTGAGCATTGGAATTTGATCTTGGTCTCTTTGATGAGGAAACCAATCCAATAAACTGCTTGCACTTCTCGTAGTAAACCCATTTACTTGTGCTGCTTGTTGAGCCAAATTTACCTGCCaatgataaaagaaaaaaggagtgAATTGCGCTTATTCTCCCTGATTTTTCCACAGGGTGTACCGTCGAGGATCTTCTTTCGACAATCATGGAAATATTAGAAAAACCACATATATAAATGTGACTAACAAGTGAAGATTTAGATTTTATAGATCGATCAAAAGATCTGGGGAGTTTGTAGGTGTGGGGAGGTATACTTCTCCTCCAATATTTGCTATTTTCATGAAATACACAGCCTACGATCAGTTCTAGTGACTAAGGTCATCAACAGCTAATCTTTAGTGGAGAAATGAGGATTCCAATACAATGCTCGGGCTTACCTTGCGTGCTCGAACTTGATTCAGAGTCTCCTCAAGAATTTGTTCCCTGTATTCAGCCTCACAAATCGCATTGATCTCCCAAGGATCGCCTTCATAAATTCTGATGATCAAGAATTTACAAATTCATCAGTGGAGCTTGCTACTATACTGAAATCTTTGAGTTCAGTTTGTTATTGCCGCAAGAAGGGgaccccaacaaaaaaaaaagacccagTGCAGATGACTTTTACAGTTTTCTTGCTAGCTGGAAACTACTAGAGACTGTAGGCTAGACTCTAGAGGCTAGTGAATGAAGTGACATTAGTTGATTACTGCTAGTACCTCAATTTTTTCTCCATATCCTCCATTTGGGACTTGTACCTAAGAATTTCTTGCTGAATTTCCTGCGAGTCCATTTAACTAATTAGCAGTCACTTTCTCTATACGAGGAAGCTGGAGTGCAATTAATCCAAGCTCATTAATGAGCTCGATCAAGCAGTACCATTTCGTCCAAGAGCTTCTTACCTCAATTTGAGAGTCAACACTTACTGGGCTGAATACGAAAACAAAGAATTAGTAATAATATAAACTGAATGTGTAACaaccaaatattttttttatcagcATCACAATTCACAAGTAAAGATGAACTATTGCTTGATGCATATGTGGTACCTGACATCTTGATTAGTTCTGTCTGCTTCAGATTTCAACTTGCCAAGTGCTTTTTCCAGATACTACAAATCGACATGGTAACTCAAACAAGTCAATATTGCGACCAAATTTCCATCCCTGTTGAGCTCACAGATTTGTAAGCTAGTTAGTTAGTTAAAGAGGAGTATCCGCCCACAATACCTCTTGGTTATGCAGCCTGTATAGAGTTGCATGGAGACGAAAGGCATCCGTATAAAGAGGGGGCCACCGACAAAACAATCAAAAGTAAaccgggaaaaaaaaaataaccacCATTTGAGACGGTATCAGAGTATATAAAGAATGATCAATAAGCTATAGCTAGTTCCTTACCGTCCTCGCTCATGCTCCGGAAGATTCAGATATCGTGCCATAATTTCCTCAAGGCTTCCACAAATCCGATACATGTCATAGACCAATATGATCATTCAGATCATTTTATGTTGAAAACTTTGTATATACTTGTTACTAAAATAAAGACTTAACAGGAATATACAGAAAGAAATTTATAAAGGACGCGAGTGAGGGCTGAGGAGTAACACCTTTTGTTTCCTGAAAATACGCTGAGTCTTCCAGAGGGGGAGAACATGATGAGAGCTACATCAACATCACAGAGCACAGAAAGTTCATAAGCTTTCTTGATAAGCCCATTTCTTCTTTTTGAGAAAGTCACCTGCCTATTTGTTGTGTTCTCGATTTTCTTGATCTGGAGCTTCACTCTTCCCATATTTTTCCCTCCTCCTAGGTTTCCTCTCCTCTAAAATATACGTCTCTGTCAAACTTGTTGAAACTTGAAAGCCCTTTTTTGTGAAGGAAGCCAAATATGGTAGTAATCGCAGCCAGGATCAAGTCTGTCCCTGCCAGCTCTTAAATGGAACCTGAAATTATGCTAGTATCCTAGTACTTTTGTTTATACATAGATAAAAAAGTCATTAACTGCATATGCGAAACAGTTGATGTAAGAAGTTGGAAAGTGAGGGATGAGAAGAGAAGCTAAGAGAAGTAGTAACAAATTTCGGAGCGGAAGGGGCTTTTTGGCACCGTTAGGCCGCTGTTCAGAAGATGACGAGAGGGTGAGAGATAAAGTTAGCGGTGAGTTTCCACAGCTGTCAAGGATCTTCTCAAGAGAGTGACTATATTCTAGTAGAActtaattctctttttttttttaaaaaaaaaaaaaagaagaagaaagaaatgaagattGTAATAGAGGAGtagtgataaataaatttgacaaaaaagtataataaatcaagtaatgcCAGGGTAATTACAACGTAAATATGGACTAGAGGCAGAGGTAGAATACTCCTAATAACAAATTCactattttcttgtttttaaagGAGGGGGGAGGGATTGGGGATTGGTTGTTTATTGACACCATTTCTTTTTGGTTGTTTGCTTGATTTTTCTCATAGACATTTGAAAAAATGGTAAGCATCAGGTTTTAACCTTTCATATGTGAGGAAAATCTTAGCCGGAGGCCAGCTCTTTTAAGTAGGGAAAATATAAGGCCAGCTGAGCGATTCACTAGCTACAGCCCACAAGATGCTAGTAAATAGGAAAATTTAGAGCCATTTTATATTGctatttttattgaaatttttataaaaaaatatattatagtgatttaatatatatgaaacaaaaaattgattaaaaaatatatttataaaaaatatataaatcttttgaaaaaaaaaatgacaatcccAATAGGCCTAGCATTCAAAGCTAAAAGTCTGCAGGTACGTCACGTCTTTGTATAGGGTTTGCTTCGTTAAACACTTCACATGATCCCTTATAAAGAGCAACACAACTCCGATGCACGTCAAAATTTGCTCTTTTACGTAAATTTACCAGAAATTCTTTTTCTAAAGTtgaacttatatatatatatatatttaaagcaTCTAGAGTTGAACTTCGTGTCCATAATTACCATGTTACAACGGTACAAGAGACTAATATCAAGCACGAAGTTGATAATAATTAGAAATTCTGCCACGAGGTCTCTAAAACTATTAGCCATTAtgtgttttaaattttaaattagtttaaaatgcACAAACGTTATTAAAAGTAATCAATATTAGATTGAGCAATGAAAACTTTTAAAGATAACTTcttatacactgtcagtgtataatTTTTTTCACATTAATAGGTTTAAATTATGCCATATAATATGAATTCATATCATACGTATATGGCATACATCCAAAATTACTGTACTATTagtgtataaaaaattaattcaattttTAATAAGTAAAAGGATAATTAATAGTACTCTAtcttgttattattattatttttttgtgaaaacatatgaacaaaatcacaaaattactTTAAAAATGAAGAGCCTATAATATGTGTTTCGTGAAAAAGAGTaaattgagaattttttttttgtccattatgtattgcaaatgtATAGAATAAGTATATAGAAAAATGGATGACGAGTTTATTATAAAACGTTTACATTTATTTCCCTCGCTGCATACACTTAAGATAAaacattttttgaaaattttacaatAAGGAATAACCACTTCTCTACATTTTATAGTATGCTCCGAATGTTTTATTGCACAAATAGAAGAACcctattaaatatttttttttttaaaaaaagtcaTAATTCAGGGGATCGGGaaaaatttttctagaaaagGGTATTTTGGTAGATAACAAAACATGTGGGAGAGCGAGCGAGGGTCCAGGGGCAGATTAATTGCAAAATGGAGTTTTTGAGTTTGGGATTTGTCGGTTTGTTTGGAAAGGCGAAGATAAGGAGGTGGATGCCTACGCAACCGATCACCTGCGTCTTGCTTAAGAATGGGGGAGGAGGTAGCCGCCGAATTCCGCAAACAGAGAAAAAGTTTCGGTCGGATTTTGGACGCGTCTTCTCCGTTTCCTCGTTTTCTTCAAACCTGAAACTCCGCTCTCGCTTCCACGATATACCACAAACCTCTGCATTTTTCACCCATTCCCTCCCAAAATGTCCCAATCCACGCCTCAGCTCAGCAGGCATACTGGTATTGTTAATACAGTCAACCCTCCATTCCATTAATAATACttatcatatttttattttattgatttcCTAAAACAAGAATCACCATTCCAAAATTAATACAGTACATACATGCTTTTCAATCTCTGTCATTTGAgaaagtaattttttaaaatttcaatgcACATTTAATAAGGGAGTATTTTGAGTACATATATAAACTCACCGGTATCGTACTGCATCATCTAAATGTAATGATTATTATGTCTCCGTAAAAAAGTTGGATGCCCAAAAATGACTCTAACATTTAGGACGGAAGGAGTATGaaaattgttatatatatatatatataaatatatttaaagtGAGTGTATAGCTATAGACATGTTAGCATGACTAAAATTTACATACACAACAAAATAATATTAGTAGAACTGCACAACTCTACGTAAATCTTAACTATACCTGTTCCGAATCCAAAAATGTGAATGTGATGATGTCTGGAGTAAAACATTAATTAGTTGATCGTGAGATTCGATTCTAAATCCTatgtattttctcttttcttcaattctagAGTCTCtaataataccaaaaaaaaaaaaaagtaaatgtaAACATAATTAAAGTTTTAAATGATTATAATAGGTACTATTCATTTTTGGAATCGGCAAcaactttaattatttttacttaTCAATTTCCACTTCTAAAACGTTATAATTGAattttcactatgaattgtttTTACTATTTATTCAGACAATCATTTGAGTAATCTTTCTTAGTTCCGCCCACTGTTTTCTGTTATTTCGTGAGCAAAAAGACTTAGGAGGCAGTACACAAAATTTCGTGACTAGTGTATACTAGTGTTTGGGTTTAATGCAGCCCAGCCCCAATTGTATACTAGTGTTAGCCCACTTTAGACTCTCTCCTGGTCCTTCGTGATGAATATGATGATCCACTTCCAGGTTGAGAGCCTGACCCAAAGCCTAAGGGCAGAAGTCGGACCAAATAAGACACGAAAAAGACAGCAAGAAGTTCAAGAACATCTCAAGTCCGGATACCCCCcgtgtgtgaaaaaaaaaggaaataagttAGTAGCTGGAAGGCTATAGCAATGACAAAGTCGTAACAAGCACTGCCACCTAACATTCAAAAATAGGTAGTGTCAATATCATTACCGCCTCAAATAAGCACAGAAGGATTAGTAGAGTAGCAAGTAATACAGCAACTGGTCTCCTCCATAGCGACTGGTCTCCTCTCCTCTCAGTCTTAGACAAACTCCATTTCTTCCGCATTGTCAATATCACCAACTGTTACAGTTTTCTACAATCTTAATAAccaaattgggaaaaaaaatatgcACAGATCAGTTCTTGCAGCACAAAGCAATCATCATCCTCGTCATCAGTATTCTCAGCGGTGCCAAGAGACTCGTGTTTGTCTCCTTGCTCCTTTATCAATTTGCCTTTGTGGCATGTAACATTATccctgttcttttttttttttttcctaataagGCTTTGTTCTCGAGAATTGCATATTTTTTCTTCTATTGAATGAtgtatttgtttatttattttgcagtAGCAATTAGCATGAGGTATGGTTATTATGGGGATTGTGACATGCTGCTTGGACCTAGCTCGTCGCGATTATTTGAGGCCAATTCTGTGTTTGTGAAGCAAGTTCACGTCACAGATACTGATAGGAAAGGAGTCGTTCTTTACGGGTTTTCGCAGAAGCCTGAGCTGAGCCTGGAAGAGAGTTGGAGTGTGTCAAATTATATGATTGTTGGATCCTACAGTCATAAGGTAACAACACTTCAGAACCTGAACTTCCACCCATATTTATGGAAAGAGATTTTATCTTGTGGAATATTCTGTCAGGGATTCTCGCTGTGGTTGAATAAAGGTTCAAGAATTCAGCTTGGACTGGAAGCAGAGAAAACTAGTTTGAATCAACTTGATGTATCAGTAAGTAAAGGTAGACATACTGCAGTTTGTTCTGATTCTGAGAGTAATAGTAATCCCCCATCCCTGCTcaatttaatatatttaaactaatgtctaaaacagGGGTGCGGAAATATGAGACCCTTCTGCCACCAAATTCTCTAGGTGCTGACCTCTTTAATTATGATACAGCTGGTAATAACTTCTCTGACTTTGTATTCCTAACAAAAATATTCAATGAAAGAACATGTAATAGGTAGTGTTCAGGTGTGAAGTACATTTGGTTTGACATTTGGTTTTTTATACTTGTGATTAAGTTCAGGTAAAGCAGCTGAATATGTCATTGAAGAAGATGATAGGTACTGCATCGGCATCACTAATTTGAATCCTAGAAGCATCATGGTGGTAATGCATGTGAATGTTTCTTCCAAAATGTACGACAGCACAAAAGCAAAGAGCATGTGTTCAACAGGAAGCGGGAGATGCCATCTCAATCTTCTTTTCCCAATTACCCAATATGTAGTAGTGACTACTCCAAACAATGTGAGAAATCTCTTCCATGGCGTTGCTATGTCTGTGTTTAACAAATCCTACTGAAACTAAAGTTTTGACTAGTTTATTGGATTAATGCAGGGAGATCTTGGCCAATGGCATGTTGAGCTTTCATTCGTTGCTCGTCTTCTTGCCTACATTTGTATTTTAGGTAACTCCATATTGACTAAGCTCCTGAATTCATGTATTTTTGGTATTAGAACAATTGACATTTTGTGAGTGCATCTCAACTCTCAAGTTTTACAAATTTTACATTCGGATTTTGCGATATTGGGCACCTGGAAATGGTCTGCGTGGATTTATTTGGAGGGGTACTAATTGTAGCCTTACCAATGAAATCTTCCAGGTGTTATTGTTATTAGCTTCTTTCTGCTGTTAAAATTACTGGGAGCATGTAATGAGGAGAACCATGAACCAGAACATCCTGTAACGAGAGTTGCAGCTGAGACTGAACCTTTGCTGCCTGAGAAAGTCTTCAGATTGCCATACGGAACTGATGAAGAAGACAGGGAGTCAAGCAGGGGTAGCTCTTCAGAAGACCTATATGATGGCAAGATTTGTGTCATCTGCTATGACATGCCACGAAACTGCTTCTTTGTTCCCTGCGGCCACTGTGCTACTTGCCAAGATTGTGCTAATAGGTAAATATTTGGTTGAACAAAAACTAGTGTGTCCCTTATGAAATGTTGAATATTTGGAGTTAATTCAAGGATACACTATTTTGCAGGATCATGGAGGGGGAAACCAGGGTGTGTCCAATATGCCGACGGCTCATCCATAAAGTGAGGAAAGTTATTATCCCTTAGAACTTGCCTTTCGTTTGAAATATTTCATGAAATTTGCTGTTGTGAGCAACTATTTTCGTTGTTGGTTCACGTTGAAGCCAGTCTCCTTTTACCCCTTGAAATGCCAAATGAAAAGGGATATTTATAGCACAACTAATTATTCTGGGCATGCCCAAATCCCAATGAGTGTTGCGCTTGAATTTCCATAAAATTGGATCTTCCAACCATCTCCTAGTACAAATTTCTGGCTGATGTTTGAAGGATTTTAGCCTAGGCGCTCTTAAAAATATGTCCAACATATGGACTTGAGATTAATGAAACTGGCGAAATTGGCCTGAGCATGGAGTAGTATTTCTTGCTCTCTAAGTTTGCACGCACGTTTGCTTGGAAATTGGAGAACAGGCAATTTGCTCCCGGCTTCTGATCCTGGAGAGGAAGGGAAAGCAAATTCTACTGCGAGGCTCGTAAATAAACTAAAAGAGAAATGGTATCTGCTGCGGCAAATGATACATTTGCCACCGGGAAGGGATCATAGCATCATTTTTGTTGTGGACTTCCATTGCAGCAAATGATACAGCATTCCCACTAGAAATACTGAGAAAACATTAACAATGCTGAGTAACATTGATTAACCTTTGTCTGCGGACTTCCATTTAACATATGAAGCACTCAAAGCCGCCATACCTGTCTGGGTACTACGTACCTTCTCAAATTCTAACTCGCCAGCCACAACCGCCagatggaaaacaaaaaaagaagaagaaataaacAATAATTTTTAACGAGCATCTACTCTAGTCGCATGTCGTTGACAATTTTTAAGTTAAATACAAGATGCAGAACAAAAAGCTGATATAATATAAGATGGCCAAAGCATAAGGCCAAAGCATCAATGGAGATTTCGTACTACCTTCTGCTCATACCCTTGCTGTATTTACTCACCAATCAGATTACCAAAAGATTCAATAATCTCCCACCGAGTCCTTTTCCATCTTTACCTGTAATTGGGCATCTTCATCTCATCAAGAATCCAGTCCATCGAACATTAGCTCAGATCTCCAGTAAATATGGCCGAGTTCTCTTGCtttattttggttctcgccctgtCCTCCTCATATCTTCACCCTCTGCTGCAGTGGAATGCTTCACCAAGAATGACATAGTCTTCGCAAATCGGCCCAAGTTCCTCGCGGGAAAATACCTTGGCTTTAACTATACAACTCTGGTTTGGGCCTCGTACGGTCAACACTGGCGCAATATAAGAAAAATCGCTACCGTTGATATATTATCAGGTAGTCGAGTCCAGATGTTTACGCGCATACGTTCTGAGGAGGTTCACTTGTTGATTCGGCGCCTTCTAAAGGCCGCTGCCGCTAGTGCTGATGACCAGGGCATGGTCGATATGAAATCAGCCTTCTTCGAACTCACACTGAACATTATTGTGAGGATGATTGCTGGAAAACGATATTCTGGTGATGGCTCAGGAAAAATAGAGGAAGTCACCAGCTTTCAAGAGATGGTTAAAGAGAGTCTTAAAGTCAGCGGATCAACAAATGCTGCGGATTTTGTTCCACTACTGAGGTGGATAGGGCAAAATAAGCTTGAAAGTCATCTGAAAACGTTGCAGATGAAGAGGGAAAAGTTCCTACAAGATTTGATTGAAAAGCACAGAAGCATCGCCAGCCATCGTGAGAACAAGACACTGATTGATGTTCTCTTATCTCTCCAAGAGACCGAACCAGAGTACTATACGGATCAAATCATCAGAGGCTTGGTTCAGGTGAGTCTGGTTTTAAGGCGAATAGTAGATCAGTCCCTCGAAAGTGCCAACGTTCCATAAAATCAAGTATATGAACAACCTAGGAGAATCCACCTCAAGCGCTAGCTAGCTATCATACTTCCAGGGTAGGATCATAAGTTCATAGGCATGGCATTAACATCCCTGCTCTTTCAGCTTTTAACAATCAATCAAGATAACTCAAAAGCATGTATCATTTGATGATCAAAGAAGTGAATGCATTTCAAACTGCCTTTTATCCGATATCTATAGAGATAATAAATCAAATTTCGTCTAATCTTATGTGCAGATAATGTTATCGGCGGGAAGTGACACAACATCTGGAACTATGGAATGGGCACTGTCAGTTCTGCTGAACAACCCAGAGGCTTTAAAGAAAGCGCAAGAAGAAATAGACGTTCAAATAGGCCAATCAAGGCTGATAACTGACTCAGACCTTGGCCAGCTTCCTTACCTTCAAGCAATAATAAACGAAACTTTTCGTATGTATCCTGTGTCCCCTTTTATCTCCCTGCATGAATCATCCGAAGAATGTACTGTTGAAGGCTTTGGTATCCCTCGTGGGACATTGCTCCTAGTGAACCTTTGGGCTATTAATTATGATCCTGAAATATGGGAAGAACCCACAAAATTCAAACCTGAAAGGTTCATGAACTtggaaggagagagagagagatttgaGTTTATGCCATTCGGGCTTGGCCGAAGAGGATGTCCTGGCGAAAATTTTGCTCGACGAGTTGTGGGGTTGGCATTGGGTTCACTTATTCAATGCTTTGAGTGGGAAAGACCTGGAGAAGAATTGGTGGACATGAGTGAAGGAGCTGGGCATACTATGCCTAGAGCTCAACCGCTGCTGGCAAAGTATAGGCCACGCCCTGAAATGGTTAAGCTTCTTTGAGTTGTGATCTGAGTGTTTGACAATGTTTTCTTCCTGTAACACCTAGACGACCGTGGAGAAACAAGTGAACAAGGAAACAGAGGATGTCTCTCTGTACGTGTATGTTTTAACTTTTAATGCTACTATTTTATCTCTTTTAACTTCGCTTTGTGCTGCTGCAAGAAAGTATAAAAAGCAAAGGGTTTACTCTAATTTCTTGCTTTCTCCAAAGATCCAGCATTTTCATGTGTGTATCTATTATTTGTTAACCAATGGTTCAGAATTCAATCGACGGAGAAGCAAAATTTTGCCAAGCATGAGAAATTCCCAAAATTCTgatcaaatttaaattatatGTAAGATGCTTTTGGTTGCATGTTGTAATTTACAGGGTCCTGCCATTCTGTAATTTAGAGCTTTCTTGCATTCTATAACTGCGAGGCAAGCAAAacttaaattttgatcaagtttaTCAGCTttgaaaaaatcccattcaacagGAGGTTGCCCACTGCAAAAAAGCACCCCTATTGTACAATTTTTCAAACATCATCAAAATCTTGTTTTTGAGGTTTCAAAGCCGCTAAATTGAACATTTGCTCTGAATCGGATAATTATGTTCAATGGTGATGTTttgctaataatttttttttttgtcaacaataatacatttgtataacctactctatcctaatctagggaTGAGGGAGAGGAGTCTAAAGAGGCTGTGATAGGGGGCTAGTGGGTATATAGATCCAATTAGACCAGGGAGTACTATAACATAactcttaaatttttttcactgCAGATTAGATTTAAACTCTCACCTACATTTCAAGGAGGGACTTAAACCCCTCCCTGGTGGCCATTGAGCCATTGGTCCAGTGGTTATGTTTTGCTGATAATTACTCTATAGTTAGTCCAGTGTGCATGTACGCATGGTCCATTCGACGCCCGGGGGAAACAGGCGTTACAAGGTCCATGCATTTTTCAACCAAAGAtaagtaaaaaaaatatttgtctGCGGAGCGGAACTCcattttcatataaaaaaaatgctGAAAGCCGCTATATCTGGTTCAGTACTACCACACTACCGGTTCCGTCTGACAGGTCACGACCGcaacgggaaaaaaaaaaataaagcaaaaaaaatgcAATAGATAAACAAGGATCTTTGTCAATCGCATGTTATATGAAATTttaagggaaaatcgttcaaaacgtccctcacattttacaaaatgactttgttcattcttcatttttaaaagtataattttacgtcccttataaatccaattgaccaaatttgatccctacctaagtttccgactagtttttggccacgtgacttgcatgtgattatttcttaagggcaaaattatcaaatcaaatttttatataatcTAATTCATAattcctcacatttcacaaaatgaattttttcgtccctaacattttacaaaatgaattgtttcgttcctcacatttcaaaaaatgaattttttctttcctcacatttttcaaaatgaattttttcatccctcattaaTCATGTGCAtgaataggttttttttttttctataaacccacgtatatgtctatttgattttacctgaacagtacgaataacatgtaatttatCTTTATTGGATTTCATTTAAACGTGTTAATCGTAATTatacacatgctattcaatagatatatataggggttttaagctaataattttatttgaaatccatgtatatatttatatgatttcaccatttgaacctattcaatatttgtgacctttctcttttggtaataatttatttattgagttgtataata
It contains:
- the LOC113750118 gene encoding agamous-like MADS-box protein AGL104 translates to MGRVKLQIKKIENTTNRQVTFSKRRNGLIKKAYELSVLCDVDVALIMFSPSGRLSVFSGNKSLEEIMARYLNLPEHERGRLHNQEYLEKALGKLKSEADRTNQDVSPVSVDSQIEEIQQEILRYKSQMEDMEKKLRIYEGDPWEINAICEAEYREQILEETLNQVRARKVNLAQQAAQVNGFTTRSASSLLDWFPHQRDQDQIPMLNFLDPTGLIPLRAGQADQRIENMVPASLTLPPQSHLDTAADMQQQLNDHNSPISKIENDPQVLQRPHDDHFGQIIDVNLSPWTHLYPTGTDPFPAGQPREGALLELFLSQLAPVNQDQLDNLQ
- the LOC113749045 gene encoding uncharacterized protein LOC113749045 isoform X2, producing the protein MHRSVLAAQSNHHPRHQYSQRCQETRVCLLAPLSICLCAISMRYGYYGDCDMLLGPSSSRLFEANSVFVKQVHVTDTDRKGVVLYGFSQKPELSLEESWSVSNYMIVGSYSHKGFSLWLNKGSRIQLGLEAEKTSLNQLDVSVSKGVRKYETLLPPNSLGADLFNYDTAGKAAEYVIEEDDRYCIGITNLNPRSIMVVMHVNVSSKMYDSTKAKSMCSTGSGRCHLNLLFPITQYVVVTTPNNGDLGQWHVELSFVARLLAYICILGVIVISFFLLLKLLGACNEENHEPEHPVTRVAAETEPLLPEKVFRLPYGTDEEDRESSRGSSSEDLYDGKICVICYDMPRNCFFVPCGHCATCQDCANRIMEGETRVCPICRRLIHKVRKVIIP
- the LOC113749045 gene encoding uncharacterized protein LOC113749045 isoform X1 is translated as MHRSVLAAQSNHHPRHQYSQRCQETRVCLLAPLSICLCVAISMRYGYYGDCDMLLGPSSSRLFEANSVFVKQVHVTDTDRKGVVLYGFSQKPELSLEESWSVSNYMIVGSYSHKGFSLWLNKGSRIQLGLEAEKTSLNQLDVSVSKGVRKYETLLPPNSLGADLFNYDTAGKAAEYVIEEDDRYCIGITNLNPRSIMVVMHVNVSSKMYDSTKAKSMCSTGSGRCHLNLLFPITQYVVVTTPNNGDLGQWHVELSFVARLLAYICILGVIVISFFLLLKLLGACNEENHEPEHPVTRVAAETEPLLPEKVFRLPYGTDEEDRESSRGSSSEDLYDGKICVICYDMPRNCFFVPCGHCATCQDCANRIMEGETRVCPICRRLIHKVRKVIIP
- the LOC113749045 gene encoding uncharacterized protein LOC113749045 isoform X3, which codes for MRYGYYGDCDMLLGPSSSRLFEANSVFVKQVHVTDTDRKGVVLYGFSQKPELSLEESWSVSNYMIVGSYSHKGFSLWLNKGSRIQLGLEAEKTSLNQLDVSVSKGVRKYETLLPPNSLGADLFNYDTAGKAAEYVIEEDDRYCIGITNLNPRSIMVVMHVNVSSKMYDSTKAKSMCSTGSGRCHLNLLFPITQYVVVTTPNNGDLGQWHVELSFVARLLAYICILGVIVISFFLLLKLLGACNEENHEPEHPVTRVAAETEPLLPEKVFRLPYGTDEEDRESSRGSSSEDLYDGKICVICYDMPRNCFFVPCGHCATCQDCANRIMEGETRVCPICRRLIHKVRKVIIP
- the LOC113750210 gene encoding isoflavone 3'-hydroxylase-like yields the protein MEISYYLLLIPLLYLLTNQITKRFNNLPPSPFPSLPVIGHLHLIKNPVHRTLAQISSKYGRVLLLYFGSRPVLLISSPSAAVECFTKNDIVFANRPKFLAGKYLGFNYTTLVWASYGQHWRNIRKIATVDILSGSRVQMFTRIRSEEVHLLIRRLLKAAAASADDQGMVDMKSAFFELTLNIIVRMIAGKRYSGDGSGKIEEVTSFQEMVKESLKVSGSTNAADFVPLLRWIGQNKLESHLKTLQMKREKFLQDLIEKHRSIASHRENKTLIDVLLSLQETEPEYYTDQIIRGLVQIMLSAGSDTTSGTMEWALSVLLNNPEALKKAQEEIDVQIGQSRLITDSDLGQLPYLQAIINETFRMYPVSPFISLHESSEECTVEGFGIPRGTLLLVNLWAINYDPEIWEEPTKFKPERFMNLEGERERFEFMPFGLGRRGCPGENFARRVVGLALGSLIQCFEWERPGEELVDMSEGAGHTMPRAQPLLAKYRPRPEMVKLL